ACGGCCGTTCGGCACATGCCTGCGTCACTCCGGTGTCGGCGGCGGTCAACGTGCCGGTCACGACCATAGAAGGCATCGCGCCCGACATAAGTATGAACGCGCTGCAACGCGCCTTCGTTGAAGAGGATGCCATGCAATGTGGCTATTGCACGGCCGGGATGATCATGGCGGCGGCCTCCCTGCTCGCGGCTACGCCCCATCCGTCCCGCGATGAGATCGTACGGGCCATGGACGGAAACGTCTGCCGCTGCGGCACCTATCCGCGAATCGTCCGCGCCATCCAGCGGGCTTCTGGCTCGGCCCACCCCGCGCCGGACCAGCGGACCGAGGAGGCGCGGCCATGACCAACTCGCGCCGCGACTTCATCAAGCTCTTCGGCGGCGGCATCGCCGTCGCCCTCGTCACCCGCAATGCGTCAGCGGCCCAGGGGCTCACCGCCATGCTCGGCGGCCCGCCCGGCGGCGGCGCGCCCACCCCCACCGACCAGATCGCGGCCTGGCTCCACATCGGCGCCGACGGCGCCGTCACCGTGTTCACGGGCAAGGTCGAGGTGGGCCAGGGCATCCGGACCTCGCTCGCCCAGGAACTGGCCGAAGAACTGCGCGTGCCGCTCGCATCGGTCCACATGGTCATGGGTGACACGGACCTGACACCGTACGACATGGGCACGTTCGGCAGCATGTCCACGCCGCGCATGGGCCCGCTGCT
The Gemmatimonadaceae bacterium genome window above contains:
- a CDS encoding (2Fe-2S)-binding protein produces the protein MRIELEVNGQHHAVDVDPGRSLLAVLREEIGLTGPKYGCGESQCGACTVLIDGRSAHACVTPVSAAVNVPVTTIEGIAPDISMNALQRAFVEEDAMQCGYCTAGMIMAAASLLAATPHPSRDEIVRAMDGNVCRCGTYPRIVRAIQRASGSAHPAPDQRTEEARP